The Paenibacillus polymyxa M1 DNA segment AATCTTGCCATTGCTTGAAAAAATCGTACAACAAGGCAAGCCACTAGTTCTGATCGCTGAAGACATCGAAGGCGAAGCGCTGGCTATGCTCGTTGTCAACAAACTGCGTGGTACATTCAACGCTGTAGCTGTTAAAGCTCCAGGCTTTGGTGACCGTCGTAAAGCAATGCTGCAAGATATCGCTGCCCTGACAGGCGGTCAAGTAATCACAGAAGAACTGGGTCTGGACCTGAAAACAGCTTCCGTGGACCAACTGGGTACAGCACGTCAAGTGCGTATTACAAAAGAAAACACGATTGTGGTTGACGGTGCTGGAAACAAAGCCGACATCGACGCTCGTGTTAGCCAAATCCGTACGCAACTGGAAGAAACTACTTCCGAGTTCGACAAAGAGAAACTGCAAGAGCGTCTGGCTAAATTGTCTGGCGGCGTAGCAGTAATCAAAGTCGGTGCGGCTACTGAAACAGAATTGAAAGAACGCAAACTGCGCATCGAAGATGCCCTGAACGCAACCCGTGCTGCGGTTGAAGAAGGTATCGTATCCGGTGGTGGTGTAGCGCTCCTGAACGTATACAAAGCAGTTGCAGCTGTTGAACTGCAAGGCGACGAGCAAACAGGCGTAAACATTGTGTTGCGTGCTCTGGAAGCTCCAATCCGTACCATCGCTGCTAACGCAGGTGAAGAAGGCTCTGTTATTGTTGAGCGTCTGAAACGCGAAGAAGTTGGCGTAGGCTTTAACGCAGCTACTGGCGACTGGGTAAATATGATTGAAGCTGGTATCGTAGACCCTGCGAAAGTAACTCGTTATGCATTGCAAAACGCAGCTTCCGTAGCGGCTATGTTCCTGACTACTGAAGCAGTGATCGCTGACAAGCCAGAACCAGAAAAGGCAGCAATGCCTGACATGGGCGGCATGGGCGGAATGGGCGGCATGATGTAAGGCTTTTAAGCCCAGCATTATGTGCCCAGCAGAGCAGATTACTGTCTAATTTAGACGTTAATTTGTGAAGCAGTCACGTTATGAATTATAAATGATAAAAAGACCACTTCTTAATAATCTCATTAAGGAGTGGTCTTTTTGTTGTTGTAATTTGTTTATCAAGATTTTTCTTTCAACTCTAAGTAGTTCAACTGGATTAATATCTAAAACGGGCGATACTTTGTATAAATGATGTTTATGTTTTTGATTGTGTTGTTAACAGCTTGTAGCAGTAATATGAATACTTCTGAAAAAAATACAATTACAATATTATTCAAGATGCATCTAATACTAACAATATTGAAAAGAAAGTAATTTGTAGCAAAGGAATTATTGAAGAAAGAGCATTTTTCTTTAATAGAGTTCAAGAATATTCTCAAGTTGCAGAACTGCCTACGGCAAATAATGATATAAAGTTATATCTATCTTACGACTTCATGTATGATTGACTCTCATTACAGGAAGGCTTTGATACATTATCAGACAGTGCATTATATCTCCATTTTAAGAACGTCATTGACATGAGAAACTACAATTATTAGTCATCTCATTATAAAATAAAAGAATTGCTGAAAATAGAGCGGAAGAAGCTGAGGCAACTCGAAAATTTATTGAGAAGTGAAGTCTTTTGATCCTAGTATCGGAATGTCCGCGGAGAAAGTTCTTGAGTCAACTTGGGGTGAATCCAATGCTTTAAATAAAACGACTACTCTCTACACCTGTGGCAGAAATATCAGTAGAAGCACGAATAGGGCGTCTAGCTATATTTAATTCTTTCGAAACCACTTTTTCAGATCATTATCCAACACTATAAACCTCCTTTGTAAGTAAATATTATTAAAATTCTATTTTCTCAATCTTTCCTTTTTTATTATGATATATGGTAAAATCTCGGCAAATCATTAACTTTGCCATTCTCTACAGGGAATATTTCAATTTTAGAGTATAAGCAACTACGAAGTGGAAAGTTTGCTCCGAGAAGAACCCATAAATATATTAAGTTTAAAATCTTTTTGCTGTAACATACTGAACGTCCCATAGCCACTCTATCATAGTTTTTTTAACTTTTCTAATGAGTGCTACTATTCATAAATTTTATTCGTATTTCTTTTCCAACTAGACTGGCTAGCTTTTGTCAATAAGATGCTGATTCATCTTTTTTCAGAATCTGAAGGACTATGGTGTACTGCCATGAATTCGTGCTTCTCTTGGACGTAGTAGTTGCATATGCCAATATTCGCTGCGAGAACAATGATGAAAACCAGCACTGGATTCAGCTACATACCACCAATGGACGTTCTGTACTTACTGAAGTGACGTTGAAAGCGAGTAGAAACGCACTGCCAAATGCAATCTACATCGTTAGATCAACGAACATAGGATCTTTCATACGTCGTTTCGCCAAAATTGTTACCTTAATTCAATTGGAATATGCTAGGATATATAATAGGTCATTATAACCATTTCTGTCTCTTGTCCAAAGTGGCATCAAATTTAGAGCATAAATTAAATACAGGACAACTTCAAAATGCAAAATAGAGTTGTCCTAACCTAAAAGTTCTGGAGGAATACAGGATGAACGTCAACGGAGCACTTAGAAAGTTTTTTCGAAAAGTAAATAGAGAAAATGTGGAAAAACTTATGAAAGAAAAAGGGGTATTTCCTACTGATAAAAAAATCAAGAGTAAAAGAGAGTTGTATCCGTATTTTATGGAATTAGAGTCAATCGTAAGTGAGGAAGAGGTTGTAGATTTAGTTGAAATGGCGGTTCATGTAAAGACAAAAGGATTGCCAGCGTTTACTCATAAATTAGCCAATAAAGATTTCTTTGTAGGGAAGACTCCTGAAGAACTTTCTGGAAGTTTTGAGTATAAAGTACATCCTATTGGAGATATTTATACCATTTCAACAAAAATGGCTAATACAACTGGTGGGAGATTAAAAATCGATTATATATTAAAAAAGTACGAAGAATCGTGGAGAAATGGTGAACTAAATATAGAAAGTTTATCTGCTGTTTATAAATCAAGTATTGATATTGATTTAGAAAAAAATATTCTTACAATTTTCGCAGGTGACGATGAAACTCATAGTATCATTGAAACATTTATTGGTATGGTTCTAAAATTACCAATTCAAACATATAGAATAAAAGCTTCAAACACCACTCTTTCGTGGGAACAAAATGCAAGTTATTTGACCGCTCTCTTTTTAGATTTTGTTTTTAATAGACTCAAAAACAAAGGGATTGAGTCCAGTTTTTCCCATATTAAATTTAAAATAGCTAGTGACGACATAAAGGAGGTTACAATAAATGGTAAAAATATTTTGAATTCTTATTTAGCATGCGAATATGTAGTTTTAGGGAGAGACATCATTCAATTTAAGACATCAATGGTACAAGGCGCACGAACTTTTTCGTGTAATTTCGAGTTAAAGGGAAGCGATTTGCTTAAAATAGTTGTTCTTGATATCTCAGATGAAAATCTCAAAGAACAAATTATGAGGCATATTCAAGAAGAATACATCCTCATGTGTGAACAAGGTATTGTTAATTATAAAGAAATAAGTAAATTACTCGAAAAAATATACGAACGATTTATGAATAAAGAAAAACTATTTCAAGATACACTACGAGAAAATTTAGTTTCGAGTATATCACAGTTGGGATACTTATTAGAATACACTGAAAAGAATGACTTATCCAAAGAAGCCTTGTCACTCATGATTGAAAGTAGCAAGGTCTTACTTGAAAATTTAGACGTTACAGAGAAGGATTCACTGATTCAACTACTTACTTCGTGGCTCGAATCAGAGTAAAATGACTTATCACTAATAACTGATTGGTAGGTGAAAATACATTATGATTCTAGAAAGAGACTGCATTGGATATTCAATTGATAGAGCGATAAAAGTAGACTCAATAACAGTAAGTAACTTTGAGAAAATAGAGATGTTATCTGATTGTACTAACTATCAAATTCATCAATATAATTGGGTTGACCCAATAAAATATAAAGAAAAATTGATTAGTAAATCCACTAAGTCTGTCTCAATGATATATTTTAAAAACCAACTAACTATTTTCTTGTTTGGTAATTCTGAAAGCAATATTTCATATGTGGAGTCAAGATTAAAAAGATTGTTTTCAGTGAAATTTAAGAAGGTTGACTTATATCCTAAAATTATTAATAAATTGTCGTCGAATAATTATAAACTTAAAGTTATAAATATTCAGTTTGTAAGAGTTAAAGATAACTTGGAAAAATGGGTATCAATAGATGCTATTGGGCTATCTAAGAATGAGTTTTTAAAAATCATAAATGAAGAAAATCCTCAAACTATCAGCCTATATGACGAGTTAAATAAAGCGTATTTTAGTGTAGATATAAATTCATCGCTCTCATTTAATGATACTACAACCATATCAGATATAGTAGGAGTCCTTGAGTATGTTAGTTCGTGTATTTCTTAAAAGATGGTATTCTATTTTTCTTTATTTTGTTTCTTTAGTGTTTATCTCAATTTATATTTTTAAGGGGATTTGTGGGATGAACTATCCTCCAAACTCCAGAGATACAATTGAACTAATCAGTTGGCTGTTTTCAGGAGTGGTTTCAATTATATCATTCTTGTCAATTTTTGTTGGGTTTGTTTATGACAACAAATTAATTAATGCGTCTTCATCATTAAAACAAATTTATAAACCTTACGGATTAGAGTTTGAAAATTATCAAACAACTCTAATTGATTATCAACAGTATGTATCTAAAGGATTAACATTAAATTCAATTTATTGGGTTATACTTGTTACATCCAATTTATCAATTATTATTTGGTTAATTAGTCTTGAAATAGTTAATAATATTTTTCCTATTTCCTTTAACTTCAATAATATTACTAATATTTTTCTTTTTATAATGTGGTTGATTTTTAGTTTCCTTTTGACCTTTCTAGTTTTTTATTTGAATAGAATCAAAAACAATAAAGACCCTTTAGGTAAAGGATATTTGCCCAAACCAAATCAATTACTTGATATGAATTTTCTTGTGACCCAAGACGTGGATATGGATGAGATTATTCAAAAGGCATTACCTATTGTAGAATTGTATTCAAATCCAGAACCACAAAACAATTACGAAATGAATTTGGTGTTTCCTCTTCCAATAAGCAACTATAAATATGTAATAAAAATTTATGATATTAATAAGCGGCTCTTACTTCGCTGTTTTGGTTATTATGAACTACAGTCTTCTTTTGGAAAGAGACAGCATATAACAGTAATAAACAACATGAGTGATTCTATTTATAATTTAATTGATGAGAATGCATCTGCTGAGATCAAAGTTTATAGTGCTTTCGATAATTCCTTGTTAGGGAGAATGAGTCTTTCATTTCAAGTAACCTCAAGCAAAAAAAATAGTCAAATAGAACGTTCAATAAGCCATCTGATAGCACGTGATATTGATCAAGGTTTAATTACTATAATTAATAATTCGTTTCATTCTTGTCAGGTGGAGAACGGTTTTTGATGGATTAGTGCTATTACATTATTTAAATGACTCATACCATAAAAAAATCGCATCTACTGAAAATTTTAAAAAATCGTTAATGTTGCAAAAGACAAATTTTGCGACATTTATCTGGAAATAATATTAATATGGAGTAAGTGTCATGGGACCCTGCGAAAGTAACTCGTTATGCATTGAAAAACGCAGCTTCCGTAGCGGCTATGTTCCTGACTACTGAAGCAGTTATCGCTGACAAGCCAGAACCAGAAAAGGCTGCAATGCCTGACATGGGCGGAATGGGCGGCATGATGTAATAAGGGCCTCAAAAACCTGTAATCCCGCTATTTAAAGGGCTCCCGAGAGGGAGCCCTTTTTTATACCATTGCTACACCATGAGTGCTCAAGCAGCTTGCAGCAGAGTTTATGTAATTCGGCAGTTTACGTTAGATCATTTGCTCTAATAGTTTCTAACATACTGGTTGATTGATAACTCGCACAGGTGAAAATTAAAAAGAAAATAGGTTTTCTGGTATGCAGAGGTTGACCAATGTGTCGGCCTTTTTGATTTTCTTTAATATGTGAATAGGAACAAATTCATGAAGAAAAGCCCAGGGCACGAATATGTATGCATTGTAATGACTCCAACCCGAATCCAGAGAATACAACAATGGGCGCGTCCTTTTGCGATCAACTCAATTGTCAGATCCCTTTATTGTGGTGTAGTATATATTCAAATTATCCAAAGGGGGAAGTTTTGTGGAGCTTCAAACTATATTAGCTTTTTTGGGAGCAGCAATTGTTCTCACCATTATGCCGGGCCCCGACAACGTGTTCACACTGACACAGAGCATAGCAAAAGGTAGGAATGCAGGGATATTTACTACTTTAGGCCTTTGCACGGGATTGTTGGTTCATATTTTTGCAGCAACCTTCGGCCTCGCGGCAATAATTTATCAATCTTCCTTGGCGTTTGCAGTAATCAAATACGCTGGAGCAGCTTATCTATTATTTTTGGCGTATAAGTCATTTAGAGCAAAAGATACGAGTTTTGAACTTAAGAGTGGAGATACCTTAAATTACAAATCATTGTATAAAAAAGGTGTTATCATGAATGTATTGAATCCCAAAATATCACTTTTTTTCTTGGCTTTTCTCCCTCAGTTCGTAAACCAAGGAAGTGGTAATGTTTCTACTCAAATGCTAGTTCTTGGAGTAGTATTTTTAATGCAAACTTTAGTGCTTTTTATTTTGATAAGTATTTTTGCTGGAAAAGTAGGCTCCTTTCTACGGAGAAATCCATCCTTTTCTAAAAAAATCAATTATATTCAAGGCTCGTTATTTACACTTATCGGATTAAAAATCGCATTTACCCAAAAATAATAGATTTTCAAACCAATCATTAAGGACTAGCTGTTGAGCTAGTTCTTTTTTTGTTGAAAAAGCATACAACCCACGGGTTGACCTTTAGCCGGGCGATGTTGAATAAGAGAAGCTAAAGCAGTCCATTGTGAGGTTTGGTTACATCGCCCCGATCATTTGGAACGAACGCACCGGGAACATAGTGGACGGTCACCAACGGTACAAGATCATGGTCAACGAGTTGGAGCATACGGACAGGCCTATGCCTATCTTTTCCTAGATGAAGTCAACAGCCCAATCTTTTTGGTTAATTGCACAATAAGCTAATTTGACTAGACTTTGGAGGTGACCATTAATTATGTTTCGACAT contains these protein-coding regions:
- a CDS encoding chaperonin is translated as MSWDPAKVTRYALKNAASVAAMFLTTEAVIADKPEPEKAAMPDMGGMGGMM
- the groL gene encoding chaperonin GroEL (60 kDa chaperone family; promotes refolding of misfolded polypeptides especially under stressful conditions; forms two stacked rings of heptamers to form a barrel-shaped 14mer; ends can be capped by GroES; misfolded proteins enter the barrel where they are refolded when GroES binds); this encodes MAKDIKFSEDARRSMLRGVDALANAVKVTLGPKGRNVVLEKKFGSPLITNDGVTIAKEIELEDAFENMGAQLVKEVATKTNDVAGDGTTTATVLAQALITEGLKNVTAGASPIGIRKGIDKAVKAAVAELQAISKPIESKQSIAQVAGISAADDEVGELIAEAMEKVGKDGVITVEESRGFATELEVVEGMQFDRGYISPYMITDTDKMEAVLDNPYILITDKKITNTQEILPLLEKIVQQGKPLVLIAEDIEGEALAMLVVNKLRGTFNAVAVKAPGFGDRRKAMLQDIAALTGGQVITEELGLDLKTASVDQLGTARQVRITKENTIVVDGAGNKADIDARVSQIRTQLEETTSEFDKEKLQERLAKLSGGVAVIKVGAATETELKERKLRIEDALNATRAAVEEGIVSGGGVALLNVYKAVAAVELQGDEQTGVNIVLRALEAPIRTIAANAGEEGSVIVERLKREEVGVGFNAATGDWVNMIEAGIVDPAKVTRYALQNAASVAAMFLTTEAVIADKPEPEKAAMPDMGGMGGMGGMM
- a CDS encoding LysE family translocator; this translates as MELQTILAFLGAAIVLTIMPGPDNVFTLTQSIAKGRNAGIFTTLGLCTGLLVHIFAATFGLAAIIYQSSLAFAVIKYAGAAYLLFLAYKSFRAKDTSFELKSGDTLNYKSLYKKGVIMNVLNPKISLFFLAFLPQFVNQGSGNVSTQMLVLGVVFLMQTLVLFILISIFAGKVGSFLRRNPSFSKKINYIQGSLFTLIGLKIAFTQK